The proteins below come from a single Streptomyces sp. B3I8 genomic window:
- a CDS encoding DNA-3-methyladenine glycosylase 2 family protein: protein MHTDTERCVRAVRSKDARFDGWFFTAVTTTGIYCRPSCPAVPPRPENMTFHPSAAACQQAGFRACKRCRPDTSPGSPEWNQRADAVARAMRLIADGVVDREGVPGLAARLGYSTRQIERQLLAELGAGPLALARAQRAQTARLLIETTALPMADLAFAAGFSSIRTFNDTVREVFALSPSDLRARRPRQKVTAPGALSLRLPFRAPLNPDNLFGHLAATAVPGVEEWRAGAYRRTLRLPYGHGVVALTPRPDHIACRLTLSDMRDLPVAISRCRRMLDLDADPVAVDDQLRTDPLLAPLVDKAPGRRVPRTVDESEFALRAVLGQQVSTAAARTHAARLVTAHGEPVEDPEGGLTHLFPAPEALAALDPAALAMPRTRRATFTTLVSELAERRLQLGVESDWTETRARLLALPGLGPWTVDVIAMRALGDPDAFPVTDLGIRRAARDLGLPATPAALTARAAAWRPWRAYAVQYLWATDDHPINVLPV, encoded by the coding sequence ATGCACACCGACACCGAACGCTGCGTACGCGCCGTCCGGTCCAAGGACGCGCGGTTCGACGGCTGGTTCTTCACCGCGGTCACGACCACCGGGATCTACTGCCGGCCGAGCTGCCCGGCCGTCCCGCCCCGCCCCGAGAACATGACCTTCCACCCCAGCGCCGCCGCCTGCCAGCAGGCCGGATTCCGGGCCTGCAAACGCTGCCGCCCCGACACCAGCCCAGGCTCCCCCGAGTGGAACCAGCGCGCCGACGCCGTCGCCCGCGCCATGCGACTGATCGCCGACGGCGTCGTCGACCGCGAGGGTGTCCCCGGCCTCGCCGCCCGCCTCGGCTACAGCACCCGGCAGATCGAACGCCAGCTCCTCGCCGAACTCGGCGCCGGACCGCTCGCCCTGGCCCGCGCCCAGCGCGCCCAGACCGCCCGCCTGCTCATCGAGACCACCGCCCTGCCCATGGCCGACCTCGCCTTCGCCGCCGGGTTCTCCTCCATCCGCACCTTCAACGACACCGTGCGCGAGGTGTTCGCGCTCTCCCCGAGCGACCTGCGCGCACGGCGCCCGAGGCAGAAGGTGACCGCCCCCGGCGCGCTCTCCCTGCGGCTGCCGTTCCGCGCCCCGCTCAACCCCGACAACCTCTTCGGCCACCTCGCCGCCACCGCCGTACCCGGCGTGGAGGAGTGGCGCGCGGGCGCGTACCGCCGCACCCTGCGCCTCCCGTACGGCCACGGCGTCGTCGCCCTCACCCCACGCCCCGACCACATCGCCTGCCGGCTCACCCTGAGCGACATGCGGGACCTGCCCGTCGCCATCAGCCGCTGCCGCCGCATGCTCGACCTCGACGCCGACCCCGTCGCCGTCGACGACCAGCTCCGCACCGACCCGCTGCTCGCGCCGCTGGTCGACAAGGCGCCCGGCCGGCGCGTGCCGCGCACGGTCGACGAGTCCGAGTTCGCACTGCGCGCGGTCCTGGGCCAGCAGGTCTCCACCGCCGCCGCCCGCACCCACGCGGCCCGTCTCGTCACCGCGCACGGCGAACCGGTCGAGGACCCCGAGGGCGGCCTCACCCACCTCTTCCCGGCCCCCGAGGCGCTGGCCGCCCTCGACCCCGCCGCGCTCGCCATGCCCCGTACCCGGCGGGCCACCTTCACCACCCTCGTCAGCGAACTGGCCGAGCGCAGGCTCCAGTTGGGCGTCGAGAGCGACTGGACCGAGACCCGCGCCCGGCTGCTCGCGCTGCCCGGCCTCGGCCCCTGGACGGTCGACGTCATCGCCATGCGCGCCCTGGGCGACCCGGACGCCTTCCCCGTCACCGACCTCGGCATCCGCCGCGCGGCCCGTGACCTCGGCCTCCCGGCCACCCCGGCCGCGCTCACCGCCCGCGCGGCTGCCTGGCGCCCCTGGCGCGCGTACGCCGTCCAGTACCTGTGGGCGACGGACGACCATCCGATCAACGTCCTGCCCGTCTGA
- a CDS encoding methylated-DNA--[protein]-cysteine S-methyltransferase — protein MKQHTVIDSPYGPLTLVAEDGVLCGLYMTEQRHRPPEESFGTPDDISFAAAQEQLAAYFAGELKEFTLDLRMHGTPFQRRVWDALRRIPYGETRSYGELATELGSPGASRAVGLANGRNPIGIVVPCHRVVGANGSMTGYGGGIERKQRLLAFERGADGAALF, from the coding sequence GTGAAACAGCACACCGTGATCGACAGCCCGTACGGCCCGCTCACCCTCGTCGCCGAAGACGGCGTCCTGTGCGGCCTCTACATGACCGAGCAGCGCCACCGTCCGCCCGAGGAGAGCTTCGGCACCCCCGACGACATCTCCTTCGCGGCGGCACAGGAGCAGCTCGCGGCGTACTTCGCGGGCGAGCTGAAGGAGTTCACCCTCGACCTGCGCATGCACGGCACCCCGTTCCAGCGCCGCGTCTGGGACGCACTGCGCCGCATCCCCTACGGCGAGACCCGCTCGTACGGCGAACTGGCCACCGAACTCGGCAGCCCCGGCGCCTCCCGCGCGGTGGGCCTGGCCAACGGCCGCAACCCGATCGGCATCGTCGTCCCGTGCCACCGCGTGGTGGGGGCCAACGGGAGCATGACCGGGTACGGCGGCGGCATCGAGCGCAAGCAGCGGCTGCTGGCGTTCGAGCGGGGGGCGGACGGGGCGGCGCTGTTCTGA
- a CDS encoding Sir2 family NAD-dependent protein deacetylase yields MTTKPLVALLSGAGISTDSGIPDHRGPSGLWRQDPEAERLVTYEHYVGDPDVRRRSWQLRRRMGTLRAEPAAAHRAVAELDRSGVPVRVLTQNVDGLHQRAGMPARKVLELHGSAHGVECVKCGSRGAMEDALARIDAGEDDPPCLECGGILKPATVMFGEPLDPAVLAGAEAIAKACTLFFAVGSSLQVHPAAGLVQIAAEYGARLVVVNAEPTPYDDLADEVVREPIGTALPRLLRELA; encoded by the coding sequence ATGACGACCAAGCCCCTCGTCGCGCTCCTGAGCGGCGCCGGGATCTCCACCGACTCCGGCATCCCCGACCACCGCGGCCCGTCCGGGCTGTGGCGGCAGGACCCCGAGGCCGAGCGGCTCGTGACGTACGAGCACTACGTGGGCGACCCCGACGTCCGGCGCCGCTCCTGGCAGCTCCGCAGGCGCATGGGGACGCTGCGCGCGGAGCCCGCCGCGGCGCACCGCGCCGTGGCGGAGCTGGACCGGTCCGGGGTACCGGTACGGGTGCTCACGCAGAACGTGGACGGGCTGCACCAGCGCGCCGGGATGCCCGCCCGCAAGGTCCTGGAACTGCACGGCAGCGCGCACGGCGTGGAGTGCGTCAAGTGCGGGTCCCGCGGCGCCATGGAGGACGCGCTCGCCCGGATCGACGCCGGCGAGGACGATCCGCCGTGCCTGGAGTGCGGCGGCATCCTGAAACCGGCGACGGTCATGTTCGGCGAGCCGCTCGACCCGGCCGTGCTGGCCGGGGCGGAGGCCATCGCCAAGGCCTGCACGCTGTTCTTCGCCGTCGGCAGCAGCCTCCAGGTGCACCCGGCGGCCGGGCTCGTCCAGATCGCCGCGGAGTACGGCGCACGGCTCGTCGTCGTCAACGCCGAGCCGACCCCGTACGACGACCTCGCCGACGAGGTCGTCCGCGAACCCATCGGCACGGCACTGCCCCGCCTGCTGCGGGAACTGGCGTAG
- a CDS encoding NUDIX hydrolase, which translates to MSTLDYATYIAGLPRVLVGAAALFRDKKGRVLLVEPNYREGWALPGGTVESDDGETPRQGARRETAEEIGLDRAIGRLLVVDWVSGTDRPPVVAYLYDGGVLTDEELGAIRLQESELLSWRLVPREELADHLLGELGRRLLAALDVLESGGHTAELEDGHRVGPVDEVSPAL; encoded by the coding sequence ATGAGCACTCTTGACTACGCCACGTACATCGCCGGCCTGCCGCGCGTCCTGGTGGGGGCCGCCGCGCTCTTCCGCGACAAGAAGGGCCGGGTGCTGCTGGTCGAGCCGAACTACCGGGAGGGCTGGGCGCTGCCGGGCGGCACGGTCGAGTCGGACGACGGGGAGACCCCCCGGCAGGGCGCGCGGCGCGAGACGGCCGAGGAGATCGGCCTGGACCGCGCGATCGGACGGCTGCTCGTGGTGGACTGGGTGTCCGGCACGGACCGCCCGCCCGTGGTGGCGTACCTCTACGACGGCGGGGTCCTCACCGACGAGGAGCTGGGGGCGATCCGGCTGCAGGAATCGGAGCTGCTGTCCTGGCGGCTGGTGCCGCGCGAGGAGCTCGCCGACCACCTCCTCGGCGAGCTGGGCCGCCGTCTCCTCGCCGCCCTCGACGTGCTGGAGAGCGGCGGGCACACGGCGGAGCTGGAGGACGGCCACCGGGTGGGCCCGGTGGACGAGGTGAGCCCGGCCCTCTGA
- a CDS encoding glycerate kinase, with translation MTGARRVLIAADKFKGSLTAVEVAERVTTGLRRAVPGLEVDSLPVADGGDGTVAAAVAAGFERREVRVAGPLGQEVSAAFALRGTTAVVEMAEASGLQRLPAGVLAPLTASTYGSGELLRAALDAGARTLVFGVGGSASTDGGAGMLTALGARFLDAEGEPVAPGGGGLTGVAAADLSGLDPRLASVDLVLASDVDNPLTGPKGAAAVYGPQKGVSPDDVEALDAALARFVGVLERAVGSRAAECAVAPGAGAAGGLGFGALLVGARFRAGIEVMLDVLGFAPALERASLVITGEGSLDAQTLHGKAPAGVAAAARAAGREVVAVCGRLALPAEALAVAGISRAYALTELEPDVARCVAEAGPLLERVAERLAHEVL, from the coding sequence GTGACCGGCGCGCGCCGGGTGCTCATCGCCGCGGACAAGTTCAAGGGGTCGCTGACGGCCGTCGAGGTCGCCGAGCGGGTGACCACCGGGCTGCGCCGGGCCGTACCGGGGCTGGAGGTGGACTCGCTGCCCGTGGCCGACGGCGGCGACGGGACGGTGGCCGCGGCGGTCGCGGCCGGCTTCGAGCGCCGGGAGGTACGGGTCGCCGGGCCGCTCGGCCAGGAGGTGTCGGCGGCGTTCGCGCTACGCGGCACCACCGCGGTGGTGGAGATGGCCGAGGCGAGCGGGCTGCAGCGGTTGCCCGCGGGCGTCCTCGCGCCGCTCACGGCGTCCACCTACGGCTCGGGCGAGCTGCTGCGGGCCGCGCTGGACGCGGGGGCGCGCACGCTCGTGTTCGGGGTGGGCGGGAGCGCGAGCACCGACGGGGGCGCGGGCATGCTGACCGCGCTGGGGGCGCGGTTCCTGGACGCGGAGGGCGAGCCGGTGGCGCCGGGGGGCGGCGGGCTGACCGGGGTCGCCGCAGCCGACCTGTCCGGGCTCGACCCGCGCCTCGCCTCCGTCGACCTCGTGCTCGCCAGTGACGTCGACAATCCGCTGACCGGGCCGAAGGGGGCGGCGGCGGTGTACGGGCCGCAGAAGGGGGTCTCGCCGGACGACGTCGAGGCGCTGGACGCGGCGCTCGCGCGCTTCGTGGGGGTACTGGAGCGTGCGGTCGGCTCGCGGGCGGCGGAGTGCGCCGTCGCGCCGGGGGCGGGGGCCGCGGGCGGCCTCGGGTTCGGGGCGCTGCTGGTGGGCGCGCGGTTCCGGGCGGGCATCGAGGTGATGCTGGACGTGCTGGGGTTCGCGCCGGCACTGGAGCGGGCGTCACTGGTGATCACCGGGGAGGGCTCGCTGGACGCGCAGACGCTGCACGGGAAGGCGCCGGCGGGGGTGGCCGCGGCGGCGCGGGCGGCGGGGCGGGAGGTGGTGGCGGTGTGCGGGCGGCTGGCGCTGCCGGCGGAGGCACTGGCGGTGGCCGGGATCTCGCGGGCGTACGCGCTGACGGAGCTGGAGCCGGATGTGGCCCGCTGCGTGGCGGAAGCGGGCCCGCTCCTGGAGCGCGTCGCGGAACGCCTGGCCCACGAGGTCCTCTGA
- the pssA gene encoding CDP-diacylglycerol--serine O-phosphatidyltransferase, translated as MPLSLRLSIADTLTLGNATCGFMAVYFTTTGILIPHLTGSDESAGMARHSAATAVILMLCAAVFDLFDGLVARKLRSSPMGAELDNLSDLISFGLAPAYFVLVYGMVADDAHQRVAAVGGIVVLLAVVLRLARFSCVTLKDGMFQGMPSPFGALTVVSIVLLELPFFATLLAILGTAWLMVSRVEYPKPSGRLAGAVLGWIVLSMGLLAGWAFDAPSGQLLLQTGCALQLVMAAVIPLFATARRVNNFRGNRREARAAQLP; from the coding sequence ATGCCCCTCTCGCTCCGCCTGTCGATAGCGGACACGCTCACCCTCGGCAACGCCACGTGCGGCTTCATGGCGGTGTACTTCACCACCACCGGAATCCTCATCCCGCACCTCACGGGCAGCGACGAGTCGGCGGGCATGGCCCGCCACAGCGCCGCCACCGCGGTCATCCTGATGCTGTGCGCGGCCGTCTTCGACCTGTTCGACGGCCTCGTCGCCAGGAAGCTGCGCTCCTCGCCGATGGGCGCGGAGCTGGACAATCTCTCCGACCTCATCAGCTTCGGTCTCGCGCCGGCGTACTTCGTGCTGGTGTACGGCATGGTCGCCGACGACGCGCACCAGAGAGTGGCCGCGGTCGGTGGCATCGTGGTGCTGCTGGCGGTGGTGCTGCGGCTCGCGCGGTTCTCGTGCGTGACGCTCAAGGACGGCATGTTCCAGGGCATGCCCTCGCCGTTCGGGGCGCTGACCGTCGTCTCCATCGTGCTGCTGGAGCTGCCGTTCTTCGCGACGCTGCTGGCGATCCTCGGCACGGCGTGGCTGATGGTGAGCCGGGTCGAGTACCCGAAGCCGAGCGGACGGCTCGCCGGGGCGGTGCTCGGGTGGATCGTGCTGTCGATGGGGCTGCTGGCCGGGTGGGCGTTCGATGCGCCGAGCGGGCAGCTGCTGTTGCAGACGGGTTGCGCGCTGCAACTGGTGATGGCGGCGGTGATTCCGTTGTTCGCCACGGCTCGCCGTGTGAACAACTTCCGCGGCAACCGCCGCGAGGCGCGGGCGGCCCAGCTCCCGTAG
- a CDS encoding phosphatidylserine decarboxylase, with amino-acid sequence MPHSQTSAPRDRLVGARLARGASPWLLPTVATAALSLARSRRSGAARAVAVPATALAAGMLWFFRDPEREITPGRVISPADGVVQSIMPWKDGRTRVAIFMSPLNVHVNRAPLAGTVTSVEHIPGGFVPAFNKESENNERVVWHFDTELGDIEMIQIAGAVARRIVPYLPQGTKVEQGERIGLIRFGSRVDIYLPEGIEVAVEVGQKTVAGVTRIDRD; translated from the coding sequence ATGCCCCACAGCCAAACCTCTGCACCTCGCGACCGCCTGGTCGGCGCACGCCTCGCGCGCGGAGCATCGCCGTGGCTCCTCCCGACCGTTGCCACCGCAGCCCTCAGCCTCGCCCGGTCGCGCCGCTCCGGCGCCGCCCGGGCCGTGGCGGTGCCCGCCACCGCTCTCGCGGCGGGCATGCTGTGGTTCTTCCGGGACCCCGAGCGGGAGATCACTCCCGGCAGGGTCATCTCTCCCGCCGACGGCGTGGTGCAGAGCATCATGCCGTGGAAGGACGGGCGCACCCGCGTCGCGATCTTCATGAGCCCGCTGAACGTCCACGTGAACCGGGCCCCGCTGGCCGGCACGGTGACGTCCGTCGAGCACATCCCCGGCGGCTTCGTTCCCGCTTTCAACAAGGAGAGCGAGAACAACGAGCGGGTGGTCTGGCACTTCGACACCGAACTCGGTGACATCGAGATGATCCAGATCGCCGGTGCCGTCGCCCGCCGGATCGTTCCCTACCTCCCGCAGGGCACCAAGGTCGAGCAGGGCGAGCGGATCGGCCTCATCCGGTTCGGCTCGCGCGTCGACATCTACCTGCCCGAGGGCATCGAGGTGGCCGTCGAGGTCGGCCAGAAGACCGTGGCTGGGGTGACTCGCATTGACCGTGATTGA